CAAGAACACAGTGGaaatctcttttttctttttgtttatctGGAATAATCAGAAAGTTCAAAGGAGTTCCAACCCGTAGTACCAAACATATGCTGAGTATTTcctattatttattatttctaGCTATCAAAAGCACATTATTGTCCTTCCTATAGAAGGACAGatttgatgatttcatgagctgtGCCATCTCACCCGCAGGTGCTCGAGGACAGTTTTAAGCCTGCGAATGCGCACAATCAAAAGCTAATGTACTTTAAAAACTAATCAGAAGcgcatagttttaaggttcacaaacttctctcgGGTGGTTCCCAGGATACAGAGGGTAGGTCAACTTACCATCCTCGCTAGTTTTCTTAGACTTTACGATGGTTACATAAGTTTTACATGCTTATATTTCATAGCTAAACCCCATTCACAGCAATTTTCCCACCATAGCAGCACAGACTTTCGCTGGGCGAACAGCTTCATTACAGGGATATTTGATGCCAACCATCTGCATACTCTTCATCAGATTCATCAGACCAGAATGTAACTTTTACCGTTTCGATGAACCTCCTGCAGCTGCTTCAGATTTCTGTTCCTgctcatttattttgtttgtttttaacaacACAGGAAGAACTAATCAATAGTCAGCATATGCTATACGTGTGGTGGCTGTTGCAACACATTAACAAACACAGATACTCCTCTCAGAGCCCTTAATGACATCAGAAGCCCAGCGTTTGTTGTCCTCCCCCTTTCCTCCCCTCAGTCTGTGAAACATTCAGGTTCAATCCAACTCCCCCACCTGGGAGTTCTGGAGGAGAACAATCCCACTCAGTTCCTGCATAAATCACCTGCAGGGAATGAATACTTAGGTTTCAGCTCCTGTAGCTGCTCTTGTTTCACTATGAACCTGCACAAGTTGAGACCTTCTCTGTCAGTGTTGGACCTGAAATAGTGATGTTAGCCAGCTGAGCAGAGCAGGGAGATTAGAATGAAATTTGGAGTAAAAGTGGTCTTATTTTTTCCGTGTTTCTGGTCACTTTAACACATATTTTTGGGGGGGACGAACACTGTAAACTTCAGCCTGATACTAACAGAGGTTCTGCAGCTCTCACATCACACAAAGTTTGCACTTTGACCAGTTTTTTGGTGAGTCAATGTTTGTCCCTCTATTCCAAGTGTGAATGGTACAAGTTGTCTTTCTCTAATTGGATGAAGGAGTTTTTTCACTCAATAGTTGCAGGTTAGTAAACTTTATTTCTCAAAGCAGGGAATCGTACTTTAACAGTCAGTTTTTAGAGTTACAGAAGTAAAAAACAGTCTACAGGGTTTAAAACTTCGACCGAGCACAATGCCTGGTGATGTCTTCccactgctgctgctcctgtctTTGTTTGGGATGACCCACGGCTGCCTGCAGGACCCCGCTTCGGCCTATAGATATTCTGGGGCTGTGTGCCGCCTCACCTACCCCGCtgctgttgtgtgtgagttttggCTCCTTTTATATATTCAATTGAATTTCAGAAACTACATTTATGTTCACGCAAATGACAAGAAAATGCTTGATTAGAGACTGTATCTTACAGAGGATATCTGCCATCCAGAGGCTTCTTTTGTAGCTCATCAGCATTGGATTCAAACCATGTCAAGTGAATGTGGAAGGTTTTAAAGGTGGAAGTGATACACAAAGCTGACATTGGTAGATTACATCATAAATACAGATGTACTCCAAGTTTTCAGAAGTTTGCCATGAAGCAGAATTGAACCAGTTAATTCTGTGTCTCTATTGTCACAAATGTAGTTCTTTTTGGATCTTCCAAATCAGATTAGAGTTCAGAGAAGAAGCACCTCTTCCCGACCAACCAGCTCTCTTCTACAACTACAGACTGTTGTACTTTATTTTAATCTTCTTGAGGTTTTATACtgagcttttttctgtgaaaacaacgatttttctgtgctggtttggaTCTTGTGCTGCTGTAATAACAACtctggcagtttttttttttacatccattaTAAAACTAAACCATTCAAACATGGTAGTTGTTTACatgtggaagcagctgatttAACTTTCCAAAATACTAAGTAATACCTGGAATAAGACCCTAAATCCAGATGGGACAAAATGGAAAGCAAGAAAGAGGTAGTttggtgtaatcctggacatgaaACTGTGAAAGAGTCTCTGCTGCCCAAATGTTGAACTGTCGGCTATGAGTTCCTGTCAATGATGTCTACAGAGAGAGTTTTTGCCTGCCGACACTGTGAGTGACATCACCAGTTTttacacatgcaaaaaaaaagtccagtccATTCATGGTGATAACCAAATATTTGTGCATTCATTTTGCAAGAATTCCAGCTAACCAGCTTTCTTTCCTGACtttggctgcagcagctgtgttgcTTCCAACTTGTATCAAAttcaaataaaagctttttctgCCCAAACTACCTGTTCAGGGTTGCAGGGGAGGTAGAGTCTATGCCAGCTGTCACTGGTTGACCATGGACAGCTTACTAGTCCGTCTCAGCGAAAAcaaagagacaaatgagacaaaaagaaaaagacatgcTCTCACCTATGGTCTGTTTGGACTGACCAATTATTCTAAAATGCCCATTTTTGGACATTTCAAGCAAGCAAgctgacagtgctaaccactgtAACACTATGCTGCCCTCTTCCTATATCATATCCAAGAGACGCCTGCTGTTTTGCACATTTGTAAACAGGAAATACAGAAATGTTGTAATTCTCTGTACATGTGTGAAatgtgcttttatttatttatttttatctcaGCAACATCATTGACTCTAGTAACAGAAACCAAATAAAGCTGTTCATCTCAATGTTTTTCCAGTATCTTTGCCAACATGTCCGTGTTTATCTGTTGGCAGTGAATGAGAAGACCACCAAAGTGATCGAAGCAGCATTTCAACATGCCAAATACCCAAGTATGCAGGGAGAAAAATCTCTGCTCTTCATCGGCAAAGTCACTTATGGCCTGGACAAGTGAGGGAAAACGATTATCAAGCACACGAATTTACACACTACATGCAAATTGTTTTGTAAATTTGTTTTTAACCCTCCCAGTTTGGAGATTCACAACCTGTCAATTGGCCTGAGCAATTTTGAGCTGCGTCCAGGAAAAGGTATTGCCCTGGAGATAAGCAATGTGTCCGCAGTGTTCAAAGGGACCATCCAGTATGGATACGGCAGCTGGCTGTGAGTGCATGAACAgacatttttcctcttttttttcagctCAGAGATATAAACAGACGAGTGCAAATTGTCACTTGTGGGGAAAAGGCAGCAAGACCGATTGTTGCACAGTATTTTACAccttataatacatccatgatcACCACCAAACTTTAAAGAACAGTGTGGTTGCTTTGGTGTAGCAGTAACACTATGGTACGACAacttaaatagaaaaaaaggccCTGCAGAATTTCCACAAGTGCAAAAAATGCTGCATAATGATTACTTGTATTTTAAGAATGTGATCCATccgcattttgaaaataatcaCATCCGATCACCCTAACCCCACAGAGCCAAAAGCATTGATAAACAGTCTCATTCTGAGTTGAAACAAATGCACTTTAGTAGTGATATGTTAGTAGCTATTGTATTATGGGTTAATTAAATATTCACCAAAAAGGTAAGTGACCACCAAGAGCTTGACATCAGGAAAAGTTTGAGACTGTGGTGGGGTGGtttggtaggacacggatgcggactcagaggtgtaaaaagcaaaacttggtttattaccaaacaaaggttaaacaaaaaacttaaactgtggaataaatacaATCAAGGTAGGAAAGGAGGGTATCAAGGTAAAGATCTGACAAAgaaacaggggagcctggaaactgggtgattgtgaatgagtgcagctgatggggaaaacacaggtgaagtgagtgaaactaatcaGCTGGTAagtgaagtgaggggaaaagcaaatggcaaaacatgaacCCAAGACataaaacctaaaacatgataaaacattaaaactaaaaacatagggaaaatcccatgggcgtgacacacaaaacaaatggGTTCCTCATTGTTTCAGCCAAAGCTAATCACATACTCCCAAATGCCCAAGACATGCCAAGAATACCCGAAACAACTAAAAATGGCAAACAGATCCCTGCACTCCAGTATCAGAGCAAACATCAATGGCTTACCCACAGATTAAGTCCCTGGATTTCTAGATTAAGGCTATAAGACTGCCACAGTAGGTTAAATGGGGGAGTTACCCAATGGAGttacccccaaaaaaaacaaaaaatatacagaaaaaaaaaattgttagaCCAACTCAAACTGTAGGAACAGTGCACGTGACCCTCAGCaactataaaataaaaatccaaaTGAACAACTTACCATTCTGAGTATTGAGATCATTTTAATGATCACGATTTAAAAACAACCTAAATACCAGCTTTCATATTCATCAGCTGCGACGTCGACATTCGGCAAATCTTGTGTGGCCGCACTGCAATGTCAAAAGAATTATGACATTAAAAAGGAGTACCTGAATCTAGTCTGATTAAGTTCATAAACAGCTTGTTTACCATGCTGACTAAAACAGAACGAGGCTCACATCATCACCAGCCTCAGAAGCCAAGTGGGACCACCCCAAACTTCAGTCTTTAATCTTTTAAGTCCTTTAAATCCTCTAAGTCTTTAATCCTCTCCCAATCAGCCAACAACTGCCAGGTGACACTTGATACACTAGTTGTATGTTGCTGCTATGGTTTCATAAACCTTCTTCCTAATCGTTATGCCTGTAAAGTTAGTTTAAACCCTACAAGTTGAAGGGATTGGTTGGTTTGTTATGTATAAAACCTTACTGCTGGTTAATGCCACAGATACAAGGTTCAAAGTTCACCAAAGTTGCAATAAATTCATGTAACTCTAAGCAAAATCAATATGAGTCGTCACAAATTGATTTGAATTAACTGCCTTTTGTATTTCTTGTGTTTCTCCCGTTTCTAGTGTCAACGTTGCACAGACTCTTGACTTTGAGATTGATTCTCAGATTGATCTTGGAATCAACCCAAAACTTTGTGAGTTACTTTTTTACATGAACTCTTGTACAACTTGAAGTGCTTAGACTTTATACTCTCCTGCGAATgtctacattttttttgtcattttgaacTACAATTTAGGTTTCAAATTCTTTCCATGTTGAGCAGTGTTGGAGTTGGATGAGGAAAAAAATTCACTTTATTTaccaaaacagaacaaaaatgcCAGAGAGACTAAACTAAAAATGCAAACTTAGCTTGGAGAAATAacaaaacaagcacaaacatcaacAGTGTTTGGTAGGAAATCCAACAAATCCGACAAGTCCCAAAACACAAAATCCAAATAGTTTGAAGAACAGAATAAGTAATAAAGCAGACATGCATACAATGCAATGGAAATCTGGGGCGTTTATATACAGAGTGACAAAATGATTACGATCAGGTGTGGAGGGCAGGATGACAGTACGGTAATTAACTAAACACAAAACAGGTGCGAAGCAAATAAACATGGgaagcaaaaataacaaaaatgcaCAAAGTAGAGCTACTTCAAACCCTAAGCATGACTCTAAAGACAAGCTAATATTAAATACAGAAACTCATAAACCATGACAATAGATTGTTCTGGATGAATCCCATTTTCCCTCAGTCTCATGCCATTTTTTGAGGATGAATGTTAGTCTACTTGCAGCCATCAAGTGGTGAATAATATAGACATATactcactttctgtcttttatcTCCTCTTGCATGGCCTGCTTTCTATGCTCTGTTACCTCCGCCTGCCTCCTTTGTCAGACTGTGGTGAAGGGAAGGTCGCAGCGGACACATCAGACTGTTATCTGAACTTTCACAAGCTTCGCCTTCACCTGCAGGGAGACAAAGAGTAAGTGACTGACGCCATTTAGATGAAGCATCCGCATCACACGATCACCGTGCCTGAgcctgtttttgtgtgtctgctTGGCGCTGACCAGGCCGAACTGGCTGAAGAAGCTCTTCACTGACTTTATCACCTTCACTGTCAAGCTGGCCATCAAAGGACAGGTGATGACAGAAGATAACCGTGTTCATGTTCGTCGGTCTGATCAGACTGAAACAATGATAAATGTATCCCTAAATGCAGATTTGCAAGGAGATCAACAAGCTGGCAGATATACTGGCTGACTTCATACAAGACACAGCAGGTGTGTGCGCATATGAGAGGGAGCATTGTTAAATGTACAGCCTCAAGGTCAAAGCGTTTTGGTCAGTGAGATTGATACATGTGCAACATGTGTATTAAAGTGCCATGTATTGTATTACATCTcgggtttgtttgtgttgacagcGCACTTCCTCAGTGATGGAGGCATAAGTGTGGATATCGGTGTAACTTCGGCTCCCGTCATCACTGCTAACTACATAGAATCATACCACAAGGTAAATATTACCTGTATATACAGTTTAATAGACAACATTGATGTACTTCTTTAAAATTTGTATCTTTCATTGTGAagataaatgtgtttgtttaatcaaatgcaaGTGATTTGGTTCAGATGAATAAAAGACTACAGTCACATGTGGTTTGTAGGAGACACATCAAACTTCAGTACATTTTCTTGTATCATATTTTAGGGTCCGTACAGTAAAATCACTGAAGTACTCATCTAATTGTATATTCTGAATGTCTTTCCATCCTATTTGCTTACCGCTTTCAGGGGCTGACCAGCTACGATAACACGACTTCTGTGGTGAATAACTCTGTTTTCCATCCAAGTCAGCTGACTGAAAACAGGATGCTTTACTTCTGGTTCTCAGGTCAGCTTTTGTCATCGTGTTTTGAGATTTTAAAGCGCAACAAAACTTACAAAAAAGTAGTCAAAACTGTTCCTGCTGATCCTACCAACAGCTCAGAATATTAACGTGAcaactgtttttctttagtCCAGCCAAAATGCACATCATGATTTAAACCGAGAAGATGTGTCATACCGGTGCAGAAATTCTTCATACAGACTAAAGAGCTGAAGAGAAGACTTTGTGTCCTGAGTCAGACCTGCAACATCAGTGTTTACTCACCTTTTATCCAAGGTTTTATCCATTGGCATGAAGATATTCAACtttctttccaaaaaaaagttggaTGTTGTGAATGAAAAGGCTAAGAATAAAAGATAAGTTCATTAAAAATAAGACCAGATCAACATGAAAAAGTCAAGTGTCTCACTTATTAACCTTCTTCTTTTTGAGTGACTATGTGTGTTTTCACTGTATTTAAATGTAATAGCTTGTGTTTTAACCTCAGATGAGCTCTTTAACCCCGTAATTGCTGCTGCTCACCACGATGGCCGCTTCCAGCTAAACATCTCGTCAAATGAGCTCACTGTAAGTACGCCGCCTTCAGCATGGCCTGTAAACAAGATGTCACAGATGTTTAAACCTGAACTGTTATTTTTCTTATCCGATTAATATAATCTCAGGAACTCTTCAAGACGAGCCTCTCCAGTGTCATGCCTGAATACATTGAAAAAGTAAGAATAAAAACCTCTATGTCACTTATTCTCAAAATAATACATCCGAGCAGATAAAtcactttgtgtttgtgttcagtGTCTAATGGAATCAGCTTCCCCGGAGCTAAGAGTGTGGAGTTCATCTGTTCCCTTTGTTAACACCTCCACCATGGGTACCTCAGTTTGGGGGCAGGTGTCTGGAGAACTCCGCTGTGGGGGTCAAAGCACGCCGACGCTCTTCTTTCAAGCGGTACTTTACTGACGGGACATTTTCAACAGGCTTTTTTAAAGTTAAAGGAAACTAAATGTTGAGTTTAGCTCTTACGCCACATGATGAGTTAACACGGGGTTAGATTTAAGACAAAGAGAAACAGTTTATCATAATATTGGGGGAAAATTATATGGAAAAGATACTAAAAGCTTGTTGTTGACAGTtaatcaacaatattctgaaataGTAAACAACCCTTTACCGAACATAACTATAATTTAACAGGTAAACAACTCCCATAACTTATGACAAATTTTTTTAGCTGTAAGTGGATCTTTGTCAGGAAGTTTTTTGTTACTGAGTGAAATCAGAGTCAGCTATGATGAGAGCTGTTTGAACTCCTTTAGCACAATAAACACCATTAAAGAAAAGGACATAGTTCTATCCCACAATTCCTGCAAATTTCAAAGTGACGCTCGATTTAATTTATCTGGTCATCCAACTGTGATTTTTGCATGGACAGATGTGAGGACAGGAAGGTGTAAGCAGTCTCTTACAGCAATATATTTTACAtttgtgcttttttcttttctgtttaaaTGACCAaacttgaaaataaattaatattttatattatatCCTTTTTGCTAGTATGATATATACAGTTGTTTAATCATATAGCTCCCATGTAACAACATAACATTGCATTAGATTAGGTATTTAAATCACTTTTTGTGGACTACTGGTTGTCCTCCTAAGGCCTTATGAGTTTATCCTTCCATCTTTCCTTAACCTCATGACGTTTGACAAAGTGACAAATTAGTGATGAAGTAAAGGAAAAGATGATAGGAGGTTATTTCCACCAGACCCTGGCTTCCCCCTTACACCTGGATTTAGTTTGCCAATAGCCGGGTTTCAGTCACGTGATTATGATGACGCGCGAAAGTGGCGCGAATTCAGGTGGAGGGCAGGAAGTTAAAATGGAGAATGCATCTATGTAGGAAACCGTTGCAGAGAGTCCGTATTGTACAGATTTAGAGCCAGTTTTGAGACAACGTTACAAACAAATAATGTGACCAGGACCGTATCTCATGAAGATGAGTGACTTTCCGACAGAACATAAAGATTTGCCAACAATCGAGGCTGTTGACATCACAGCAGCTAGGGCAGCCTAAAAGTCCCAATGAAGTCCATATTAGACTACCGGTAACTATATAATCATTACTAAGTAAATGAGCATTTAACGACAAACTAATGCTATATAAACACAGCCACAAAAACCGAGTTAGCGAGCTAACATACCTCTGACGAAATGGTCGCTGCGGGCATCAGCAGTCTCTGCCCCTTCCGACCGCAGACGTAGGTTTaaaatccacttttttttacagcgttgttctgtgagctttttacatttctcaccTTTGTGAACGACTATCTTCGATACTCTAAGAAaacctttttccttttctcgGTTAGAACGATTAGAGCAATCAAAAACCACACAACATAAGCATTTTTTCAGAGGGCAGATCCTCAGTTCACTTCCTGCCCTCCATCTGAATTTCCCGCTCTCACGACGCAGCAATGTGACGTCACGTTAAAGCGACCTATTACTACAGCTGCTCTGAGCTGGTCCTTAGCTCACGTTGTATAAATTCTCCCTGGTTTAATTTGTTTAGTTCCAGGCTGTCATTGCTCTGTTGATTCATGCCTCCGTTCATACTTAGTTCGTTTCTGTCAGGTTTTGCTGTCAGTAATTTgggattttctgtttttttagaCACTTTGTATCAGCAGTGCCTAAAGTTTGGTTGAAAATGGAGTTCATTAGTCTTAACTGACTGATTAATCTTGGTCCTCATCACAGATACACACAACTTCATGTAACATATTTACTTTACTTCCCTTTATTAAAGACACATGTAGGtccataggaaaaaaaaaaaaaagtcacccaTGAGATAATCACTGAGATCATCATAGAGAAATGTTTGGAAGCATCTGGGGCAAAAGACAGGATTTGTTGAGGAAACtaaaaaaactcttttttttaagtttaagaaCATGATGAATTTGAGTCAAAATATAATGGTTCTTAATTAATAATGAAATAACATGTCTGTGCTGTTGTTCTGTGATTCTGTACAGACGTAATGGAGGCGGGATCTTCCATGAGGGTCTctgtttaatttgtttgtttctggtGTCTAGGATGTGGCTGTAGATGTGACGGCTTCCTATGCTGACAAGAAACTCTTCCTGCACAGTAAAAAGAATGAGTAAGACCTTTTTATGTTGAtttctggaagaaaaaaaaaacagatatttgACAAGGatataacaaacacacaaagccCAAAAGGCAACATTTCTGGTTTATTTACAACAACTTCCATCTTTAGTTCCATCGCCCTCTTCGCATATGGTCACAATTATGTCATCAATACAAACTAGTCCAACCACATTTAAAGGTAAAAGTGCTTCTAGTTGTTCTCGGTCCCGTCAAAAAGAGCACAGAATAAAGTCCAGTCTTGGCTTATGATGTTGTGGCTGGTTGATATAATGATAACGTTTCAGATAAATTCTCTTTAAGTCATCTCATCTAAATCATGTTGACAATTATAAAATGTATAGCTACTATTCGCTCTAAGATAAGAATACAGGTACCACATTGAGGTAAAAGtaaaacaatagaaaaaaaCGAGGAAAAAAAGGCATTCATCGTAGTATCAGGATAGCACCAGGATTCTATTTCTAAAGGCAGATTCTAATAATAAATCAataggaaaacaaagaaaaattaatTAGCCAAAACGGTACAACAAGCTCAACCTGATGTTCCAAACACTGGCAGAGCCTCAAGTATGGAGATCTGAAACtgtcaaaaatatataaatggctaaattaattattttatatGATGATAAATACTACAATAGAATAatagaatgtgaaataaataaatgttcctGCTTTAATTTTTAACTACATTCATGTAAGCTTGTGTTAATTtagctatttatttattttgcctcTCAGTTTTCAGCTTTATTTGGAATATATTTCATTTccttctttgtttatttatcatttttggaTCAGACCCGTCAGTCCCCTCGCTTTGAACATGCAGTGTGAAAAGGACGACCAAGAGGGACAAAATGAGCTTATTAAAGCACAATTAAAGGGTAGACTTGCACTTTTCATGTGGTTATATAGACCAGACAGAACAAGATCCCCATTAAAACTAAATCTAGTGTATGGTAAGAAGCTATGGCAGGTAGAGTTACTAAAATCAATATTATGACTGTAGTGAGGCGGGAAAAAGGGCCTTATTTATGGTTTTTGATGAGCCATAGTTATACATTTGAGAAAAGACTAATTGTCTTGACTAATTACTCTTAAAACTTATGTGTACATATGATTTTGGTCAGTTTGTCTTACTGCCATTCTACATTTTACATTAAATACTAACTTTTCCCATCTTCGTAGGATCTTTATATTACACACTGAGCTGCACTCACAGAATCAACAGGTACGTTTTCTTCCATTGACAGTTCAATGTTCAAACATACTTTGTTCAAAGCATTTGTTCAAAGCATAGTTCTGgtggttttttttaaccttatttCCATTTAAAGTAGCTATTGTTGTCCCAATGGGTTCATCTATCTGCACTGCAAAGAAATCAAGGAAATAAGGAGTCGAGTTACctgaatttttcttttaaaatgaacattatgAAATCATCGTTTATGTTTGACTGAcgataaatacaaaaatcaccCTTGATAAATTATGTTTTGCTTAACGTGTGCTTGGCAACATGTTTATGAGGTCAGCTGCATTGCAATCAGTTAATTACAAACAGATCAAATGAAAGGTTAACACAAATTTATAGGTGCACAGATAAGCGTAATTAAAGTTTGTTGTGCAAAGAATCGGAATAAAGTTTGGAGGTTAGACTCTGGTGCTGCATCAAGGTGAAACAGTAGAAGCAGAAATGGATCATATCTCTGTAACTGAACACTCGTCCGAGCTTCAGTGTGTTTTTTATGATGCAGCTCCTGCAGACAAACATGCAGTGTGTGCTTTCATTAAACTTGTTCAGTCACCTCTCCTTCATTTCTAGCTGCACGATGAGGCACAAATAGAGTTCCTAAGAGAAGCTGTGGAGAAAATAGGCCTTCCTAAAGTCCTGTCGGGTAAGAAACTCATGATCAAACATCAACCCTCTTACACTAGTCACATCTTATTTATACCTTTTATTCAATATAGTTTTTTACAGAATACTAAATTGACTAAGATCACAAATAATCAAGACTATTTAATTACTTAAATTAGTTCCATCTTTTTGATTACAGCAAAACAAATGCTCTTTAAAAGGCGGCTTCTTCATGAGTGTGGATGTCATGTGTCCACCATTCTCTTTCAGTCTCTTTCAGCtgttcagaaatgctttttgtttctgtttacatGGCACTGCTCTCCAGTTATAGGAGTGTCGGTACCTTACAGCGCTTGTAATGGCTGCTGAAATGTGGTGTTTGTTTCAGTTCTTGAGGTTGAGATAACCAGGCTGATGGACAAACAGGGGGCCAACTTATTTGACATCATCAACCCTGAAGTGCTTCCTCGGGATGTAAGAGCCGCTCTTTGTCCTCTTTTTGGTTTAGTTTCTGTTGTGTCTGCTTTCACATCAT
This genomic interval from Odontesthes bonariensis isolate fOdoBon6 chromosome 7, fOdoBon6.hap1, whole genome shotgun sequence contains the following:
- the cetp gene encoding cholesteryl ester transfer protein — encoded protein: MPGDVFPLLLLLSLFGMTHGCLQDPASAYRYSGAVCRLTYPAAVVLNEKTTKVIEAAFQHAKYPSMQGEKSLLFIGKVTYGLDNLEIHNLSIGLSNFELRPGKGIALEISNVSAVFKGTIQYGYGSWLVNVAQTLDFEIDSQIDLGINPKLYCGEGKVAADTSDCYLNFHKLRLHLQGDKEPNWLKKLFTDFITFTVKLAIKGQICKEINKLADILADFIQDTAAHFLSDGGISVDIGVTSAPVITANYIESYHKGLTSYDNTTSVVNNSVFHPSQLTENRMLYFWFSDELFNPVIAAAHHDGRFQLNISSNELTELFKTSLSSVMPEYIEKCLMESASPELRVWSSSVPFVNTSTMGTSVWGQVSGELRCGGQSTPTLFFQADVAVDVTASYADKKLFLHSKKNEIFILHTELHSQNQQLHDEAQIEFLREAVEKIGLPKVLSVLEVEITRLMDKQGANLFDIINPEVLPRDGFVLTQMDFGFPHHLLVDFLKKTLQ